GCGGTGTCACCGGCGGCGAGGACGACGGCGGCCGCGCCGTCACCGATCGGCGGGCAGTCGCCGGTGCGCAGGGGGGCGACGAGCGGTTCGCCCATGGGCACCTCGCCGCGCAGCTGGGCGTGCGGGTTGGACCCGGCGGCGGCGCGGCGGCGGGCGGCGATGCCGGCCAGTTCCCGCTCGTCGGTCAGCTCCGCGTCGATCAGGGCCTGCGCCTGGAGGGCGGCGAGCGCGACGGAGTCGGGCCACAGCGGGGCGACGTAGTACGGGTCGAGCTGGCGGGTGAGGACGTCGCGGACGCTGCCCGGCGAGGACTTGCCGTAGGAGTAGACGAGTGCGGTCTCCGCCTCGCCGGTGAGGAGCTTCACCCAGGCCTCGTACAGCGCCCAGGCGCCGTCCATCTCGACATGGGATTCGGAGATCGGCGGCCAGGCACCGACGCCGTCCAGGGCCATGGTGAAGGAGAAGGCCCGGCCGGCGAGGTAGTCGGACGAGCCGGAGCAGGTGAAGTCGATGTCCCGGGCGGCCAGGCCGGTCTGCTCCAGTACGTCGTGCAGCACCGGCATCAGCATCTCGACCTCGGAGGTCTCCGCGCTGTCGCGGACGTGATCGCTCTGCCCGAAGGCGACGATGGCGACGTCGCGCATCAGATCAGCTCCTTGTAGCTGTCGTAGTCGGCATCGGGTTCGCCGCTGGGGCGGTAGTGGTCGGGAAAGCGGCTGTCCTCGGTCCAGACGGGTTCGACGCGCAGCCCCATGCGGACCCGGTCGTAGGGGATGCCGCCGAT
This portion of the Streptomyces sp. 2114.4 genome encodes:
- a CDS encoding thiolase domain-containing protein; translated protein: MRDVAIVAFGQSDHVRDSAETSEVEMLMPVLHDVLEQTGLAARDIDFTCSGSSDYLAGRAFSFTMALDGVGAWPPISESHVEMDGAWALYEAWVKLLTGEAETALVYSYGKSSPGSVRDVLTRQLDPYYVAPLWPDSVALAALQAQALIDAELTDERELAGIAARRRAAAGSNPHAQLRGEVPMGEPLVAPLRTGDCPPIGDGAAAVVLAAGDTARRLTDRPAWIRGLDHRIEAHSLGVRDLTDSPSTRLAAERAGAFEVPHGLKGRGGAPMVDTAELHAPFTSQEVVLRRALKLDAPDSTVCINPSGGALAANPVMAAGLIRLGEAAARIQRGACDRALAHATSGPCLQHNLVAVLEGER